The Vitis vinifera cultivar Pinot Noir 40024 chromosome 18, ASM3070453v1 region TCATCTTCTACAGTATCTTAAAGGTGCACCTGGACAAGGATTATATTTTCCTGCCAAAGGAAATTTGCTACTAAGGGGATTTTGTGATGTAGATTGGGCTCGATGTTCGATCATAAGACGATTTATGACTGGATATTGCATTTTTCTTGGAAGAGCTCTTATTTCATGGAAAACCAAGAAATAGACAACAATGTTAAGGACATCAGCTGAATAAGAATATCGAGCAATGGCTTCCATTACGTGTGAACTTATATGGCTCAAGTATTTGTTGGATGACTTGCAAGTAGAACACTCACAACCAACCAAACTATTCTATGATAGTAAAGCAACACTCCATATTGTTGCTAATCTAGTTTACCATGAACGTATCAAGCATATAGAAATCGATTGCCATGTTGTTCGAGAACGAATTCAGTCAGGTGCCATAGTAACTGCTCATGTTCCATCTGCTTGCCAATTTGCTGATTTGTTCACTAAGCCATTTAGTTCATCAATTTTTCATTCCCTTCTCAACAAGTTTGGCGTTCTTAACATAcatgctccaacttgaggggaagTATTATGGGAAAATAATCAAGAATCCCATAATTTTAGGATGAGATTGATCGTATATAGGAGATTATTTTTGATTGATTGTAACTTATTCGTTTGCACATAGATTCCTAGAATAGGCTAACCAATGTTTTGTATATATGCATCTTCTTCCCTTATTAAGTTGACAGATTGAATATAcaataaatttccaaatttccaaataCTCTATTctgctctattttctttcatatttgatttccaaatatTGTGAGAATcaaatattgttaatatttgattattttttattcctttagatttatgaaaatatttatgaGAGTGCctttctacttttttataaGCTTGATTCCATATATCTTCTTGAATATTTCCTTTAATAGTGTTCAACATGGATATTCAAAGTTAGAGAGCAACAAGTTGGGTCAAACccattttgactttttcttaaatatattctcatttttttaacatattcttatttttgttcCAAATCCATATCCGAACGGGATGGAATGGGTTTGGGTTTTGAGGTCCAAAGCAAAATTGGTTCAACTTTTACcttttctcctctctcctcaCCCCATTtatgtatataattaaataaaaaattattctaattcaatttttttttttaatttttcctttttaacacataaaattaaaagtatttctcataaaaaaagttataaaatgtttataatatttattatttataaattttttgtagataaaattttaaaaatattaaaaaaacttgcCTTAAACTTGGCTTACCTTgcaatgtttattattattattattttttagatgacCATGAAAAGAGGCCTAAATAATTGAGATGGGATGTGATGGGATGGGACGGGACGAGCCCACATTGTTGCCATCCACCCATTTCTTTATCAACTTTATAAGGATAATTATCCTTTTATTCCAGCAGCTTCAAAGAGTCTGACAGATATGATGGAGAAATTGAACTCTTTCGTATAAAGTTGATACAGGAATAAGGGTGATTATCCTTTGCCCATCTACCCATTTCTTTTATACCAAAGTCCTCATGATTATCCTTAGAAGACCTTACTTGCCCTtcctcttttaatttttaattttttaaattttaattttttaattttatttaatataattttttatttttatcaatcctATATTAAACCATCCTGCGATCATCCATTATCAGCTACTAATTGTATAGaaatatcatgttttgaaatgccaacaatatttgaaaaccCAAATTACCTTTGTTGATTATGAATGACCCTATGATCTTCTCCTTCGCCCATTCATTATCAAGCATTAATTTTAGGAGTGTTTGTGTTTTGAGTCTTTTAGTAACTTTTCTTGATGATGAGTTACACAATGTTTCTCGTCCAACTGCTCACTAATAGGAAGAAGCAAAGATTCAAACATATATAGATTTGTTCTAATTACAAAGATAAAAGCAAGCTAGATTCAGATACATTCCAATCAATCTTGACTCCAGATATCAGCCAATTTGGCAAGGGCAGTGGTGGATGAACCCCCTCTTTCCAAGCTGCCAAAGCCATCTCTCTCATCTTCCTgcttctttctctctccctccccTCTTCACACTCCGTCAACTCTCTCACTCTCCTCTCCACCTCAGCTCCACTCACAAACATATCCTCATCCCTCTGCTCCACTCCAATAGCCATCTTCATAACCTCCACCAGAGCTGCCTTATTCAGATGCTGCTCAGCATATAGAGGCCAGGCCACCATTGGCACCCCTGCAACCACTGCCTCCAACACCGAGTTCCACCCGCAATGGGTTACAAATCCCCCCACCGATGGGTGATTCAGCACCGCCACCTGCGGCGCCCATGACTTCACCACCATTCCCCTATCCTTGGTTCTTTCCAGGAACCCCTCTGGCATTAGAACATTCAAATCAACATCGGCCGTCACTGCAATCCGCTTGCTTTTGTCGGTGGTTGGTGGGTTCTTCACCACCCACAAGAATCTCTTGCCACTTCTTTCCAGTCCATTAGCTATCTCCTTCATCTGAGCGGGAGAGAACGTTCCCTTGCTCCCGAAGCACAAGAAGACAACACTCTGACTTGGCTGTGTGTCAAGCCAGGACAAGCAACCATGACGAGTTTTATTACCAGAAATATTGCTTTCATCTTCACCAGTATCAGCAATCAAAGGGCCGATGCAGTAAACTGACGGAGTTGGCCCATTGGGAACACATGTCCCCTCTCTGATTGTCTTAAGGGCTATCGGCTCAAGGTCATCGAATGAATTTATCACAAGTCCATCGGATTTGGGAAAAAGCTCTGAGAAGTATAGCATATCATCATAGGCGGGGTCGTCTCGGTTGAGCAATGGTTGAAGCATTCGAGTGGCTTGTAGCGGAGGCAACCCAGGAAAGTGTATAAAGGTAGTGGGCATGTCCTTGAAGCTCTTATTGCTGATCTCAGTCTGTTTGTGAATTGTCGGAAAGTAGAGGACGGCAGCAATAGAAGCAGCACCGGAGGTGAGGAAGTAGTAAGTGGGAATTCCAAGGCCACGACCCGCAGGAAGAGCTGAAGCGCAAAAGTAGTCAATGATGAATGCCCGAATGGTGGAAACTCTGGAGAGTTGCTGGAGGGAATGGAGGACATTAGAGGCACTGAGACGGATGAACTCAAACAAGACAGCGAAGTGACTGCG contains the following coding sequences:
- the LOC100264736 gene encoding LOW QUALITY PROTEIN: UDP-glycosyltransferase 88F5 (The sequence of the model RefSeq protein was modified relative to this genomic sequence to represent the inferred CDS: inserted 1 base in 1 codon) — translated: MEDAIVLYPAPGIGHVVSMIELGKLILRRYSHRFSITILLAPGPFDTPATTSYIDHISQTNPSISFHRFPYLSVDTSSSTRSHFAVLFEFIRLSASNVLHSLQQLSRVSTIRAFIIDYFCASALPAGRGLGIPTYYFLTSGAASIAAVLYFPTIHKQTEISNKSFKDMPTTFIHFPGLPPLQATRMLQPLLNRDDPAYDDMLYFSELFPKSDGLVINSFDDLEPIALKTIREGTCVPNGPTPSVYCIGPLIADTGEDESNISGNKTRHGCLSWLDTQPSQSVVFLCFGSKGTFSPAQMKEIANGLERSGKRFLWVVKNPPTTDKSKRIAVTADVDLNVLMPEGFLERTKDRGMVVKSWAPQVAVLNHPSVGGFVTHCGWNSVLEAVVAGVPMVAWPLYAEQHLNKAALVEVMKMAIGVEQRDEDMFVSGAEVERRVRELTECEEGRERERSRKMREMALAAWKEXGSSTTALAKLADIWSQD